Proteins from one Telopea speciosissima isolate NSW1024214 ecotype Mountain lineage chromosome 1, Tspe_v1, whole genome shotgun sequence genomic window:
- the LOC122657742 gene encoding SPX domain-containing protein 3-like: MKFGKRLKHQIQETLPEWQDKFLSYKDLKKLVRLISSAPSSSSLEGVSESRKAQLDFIYLLNAEINKFNSFFMDQEEDFIICHKELQQRIPKVIATWGPNGTEPSEVDYIEEMWEIRRDIVNLHGKMVLLENYSNINYIGLAKILKKFDKRTGGLLRLPFIQKVLKQPFFTTDLVSKLVKECENTIDAMFPAVEQEGERREHKGEREDTMVAEQSIFRNTVAALVTMQEMKRGSSTYSEFSLSPLNLVDSDLIQSF; the protein is encoded by the exons atgaaatttgGGAAGAGACTTAAACACCAAATCCAAGAAACGTTGCCGGAGTGGCAAGATAAGTTCCTTTCTtataaagatttgaagaagctTGTCCGGCTCatctcttctgctccttcatcTTCCTCGTTAGAGGGAGTATCGGAGTCTAGGAAAGCCCAACTGGATTTTATCTATTTGTTGAACGCTGAGATCAACAAGTTCAATTCCTTCTTCATGGATCAAGAAGAAGACTTCATAATCTGCCATAAG GAGTTACAACAGAGGATCCCAAAGGTGATTGCCACATGGGGACCAAATGGTACCGAACCCTCGGAGGTGGATTATATAGAAGAGATGTGGGAAATCAGAAGAGATATTGTCAATCTCCATGGTAAAATGGTGCTTTTGGAGAATTACAGCAACATCAATTACATAG GGTTGGCTAAGATtctaaagaagtttgacaagagGACTGGAGGTTTGCTGCGCCTACCATTCATTCAGAAGGTGTTGAAGCAACCTTTCTTTACAACTGATCTTGTTTCAAAACTTGTAAAGGAGTGTGAGAACACCATAGATGCTATGTTCCCTGCTGTAGAacaggaaggagagagaagagaacataaaggagaaagagaagatacaatgGTAGCTGAACAGAGCATTTTTAGGAATACAGTTGCTGCTTTAGTGACTATGCAAGAGATGAAAAGAGGGAGCTCTACTTACAGcgaattctctctttctcctctcaaCTTGGTTGACTCTGATCTTATTCAGTCCTTCTAA
- the LOC122653895 gene encoding protein FAR1-RELATED SEQUENCE 5-like, translating into MEDPMSVDVEIKPRVGILFNSEEEAYYFYNRYGGRTGFSVRREWAHRSLKDKKTITSRVFVCNKQGSRKKDKRESNIVKHRAETRTGCPARMVIAIMDDGKYYCRDFVEEHNHLLHLPSTSHMMRSQRSVSKLHTFEIDLIDDSGIKPKDMFEDMSRQVGDGRNLGYTQQDQKNCLQTKRQRDLSFGEAGNLLLYFENQSRVNPSFTYSLQLDNNEQITNIFWADPKMRIDYAQFGDVLSFDTTFCTNKEYRPFGIFVGFNHHREIIIFGAALLYDTTAESFKWLFEAFLEANGQKKPITIFTDQDDAMGKAIVEVLPETWHGLCTWHLMQNGIKHLGNMMKDGSSFLADLKKCIFHYDDELEFENAWGKLRSDHPVENSSWLDSIYGVKDKWAKCYIKKTLTIGMRRTQLSESINGDLKDYLRSSLNVVQFFKHFERVVADKRAKELKAEFDARDKMPRNLFSKSPIMKQAGEVYTPLIFEKFQKQYEWVSACYIKYKNESDEVREYVVSIVDKEGEFRVLCNPYEQMIHCNCRKFETFGILCRHALKILEYLDIKHIPEAYILRRWTRAARSIVVQDSKEKEVVEDVHMDCSQRYRRLCPKLIKIASLASNSCEGYAYVDKATDEICKHLEKISFNGPHEAVSSGQPKFQFSITGSLQ; encoded by the coding sequence ATGGAAGATCCAATGAGTGTAGATGTTGAGATTAAGCCTCGGGTCGGCATATTGTTTAATTCTGAGGAAGAGGCATATTATTTCTACAATAGGTATGGAGGAAGAACGGGGTTTAGTGTTAGAAGAGAGTGGGCACATAGGAGTCTGAAAGATAAGAAAACCATAACTTCAAGGGTATTTGTATGTAACAAACAGGGAAGTCGGAAAAAAGACAAGAGAGAGAGTAATATTGTCAAGCATCGAGCGGAGACAAGAACTGGATGTCCTGCACGGATGGTTATTGCAATTATGGATGATGGAAAGTACTATTGTCGTGATTTTGTTGAAGAACATAATCACCTACTTCACTTGCCatctaccagtcatatgatgaGGTCACAACGGAGTGTTTCAAAATTACATACatttgaaattgatttgatCGACGATTCCGGTATCAAACCTAAGGACATGTTTGAGGACATGAGTAGGCAGGTAGGAGACGGACGGAACCTTGGGTACACTCAACAAGATCAAAAGAATTGTCTTCAAACTAAACGTCAGAGAGATCTATCTTTTGGTGAAGCTGGGAATTTGCTACTgtattttgaaaaccaaagtaGGGTCAATCCCTCTTTTACTTACTCGTTGCAGTTGGATAACAATGAACAAATAACTAATATATTTTGGGCTGATCCTAAGATGAGAATAGATTATGCACAGTTTGGTGATGTCCTTAGCTTTGATACAACATTTTGCACGAACAAAGAGTATAGGCCGTTTGGGATATTTGTTGGATTCAATCATCACAGAGAAATTATCATATTTGGGGCTGCACTTTTGTATGATACGACGGCTGAATCTTTCAAATGGTTGTTTGAGGCTTTCCTGGAAGCTAATGGACAAAAGAAGCCAATAACTATTTTTACAGATCAAGATGATGCAATGGGGAAGGCAATAGTTGAGGTGTTACCCGAGACATGGCACGGATTATGTACATGGCACTTAATGCAAAATGGCATAAAGCACTTGGGCAACATGATGAAGGATGGTTCAAGCTTTTTGGCAGATTTGAAAAAGTGTATATTCCATTATGATGATGAATTAGAATTTGAGAATGCATGGGGAAAATTGAGGAGTGATCATCCGGTTGAAAATAGTTCCTGGTTGGACAGTATTTACGGAGTTAAAGATAAATGGGCCAAGTGCTATATTAAGAAGACATTGACTATAGGAATGCGGCGTACACAACTCAGTGAAAGTATAAATGGTGACTTGAAGGATTACTTGAGGTCCAGTCTGAACGTTGTTCAATTTTTCAAACACTTCGAAAGGGTTGTGGCCGACAAGCGTGCTAAAGAGTTGAAGGCAGAGTTTGATGCAAGAGATAAGATGCCAAGAAACTTGTTCTCAAAGTCACCTATTATGAAGCAAGCAGGAGAAGTTTACACTCCTTTGATTTTTGAGAAATTTCAAAAACAGTATGAATGGGTTAGTGCTTGCTACATCAAGTACAAGAATGAAAGTGATGAGGTCCGCGAGTATGTAGTTTCAATTGTTGATAAAGAGGGTGAATTTAGAGTGTTGTGTAACCCATATGAGCAAATGATTCACTGTAATTGCAGGAAATTTGAGACTTTCGGCATTCTTTGTCGGCATGCCTTGAAAATTCTAGAATACCTTGATATCAAGCATATTCCCGAAGCATATATATTGAGGAGATGGACACGGGCAGCAAGAAGTATTGTTGTGCAAGACAGTAAGGAAAAAGAAGTTGTAGAAGATGTTCATATGGATTGTTCACAAAGGTATAGGCGCCTTTGCCCTAAACTGATTAAGATTGCATCATTAGCATCAAATTCATGTGAGGGTTATGCTTACGTGGACAAAGCTACTGATGAGATATGTAAACATCTTGAAAAAATTTCCTTCAATGGGCCACATGAAGCGGTGTCAAGTGGACAACCAAAGTTTCAGTTCTCTATTACTGGTAGTTTGCAATAG